AGAGAGAGCGTCCGCAAGAAAGAGAATATTTCGAGTATAACGCAGATCTCCTCACAATACTAAAAGACGTTGGGACCCGGTTTGATCTTGAACGACCTTTTCCTATGAAGTCACCTGCTGAGAGTCGAGACCCTAAGCTGTATTGCCAATTCCACGAGGATATAGGGCATGACACCAAGAACTGTAGAAGCTTAAAGAGAGCCCTAGACGGCCTCGCCTCCAAAGGACACCTCAAAAATTACTTACAGAGAAATGCTCACGGCTCGGGAAAGAGCCAATACAAGAAGAACAAGTCACCTGTCTCACCTACAGAGGGAAACCACATCGAAggaggatttgtagccgtcattTCTGGGGGGCCAGCGGCTGGAGGACCCACTATGAGGGGACAGAAAGACTATGCCTGCCGCCTAGGACAAGTTATGCTGTCGGGAAAGTCACCTATAGACCCGTTCCCTCGGATTGAGATATGTGAGTCGGATAGTGAACGAGTAGCCACCCCACATGATGATCCTCTGGTGGTCGAAATCAAAATCTCCAATATGAGAGTCAAGCGTATCTTGATAGATACAGGGAGTTCGCCCGACATAATGAGCATGGAGTGCCTCAGCCGTCTAGCTCACGATCCAAAGACCATTGAAAGCATACACTATCCCTTCATCGGTTTTGGAGGAAGCATAATACATCCTGTGGGCGTCATCAACTTGCCGGTTCGGATCGGGGATCGAAAAGATGGACGAAAGATGGGAGTAAACTTCTTAATTGTCAAGGACTTGACATcatacaatgtcatcttgggacgTCCCACCCTGAACAAGATTAAAGCAGTAGTTGTCACCTATCTCATGCTCCAGAAGTTTGTATGTGATGGTGGGGCAATAGGAACTATACATGGAGACCAACAGCAAGCAAGAGACTGCTACCTCACaaccctcaacccgtcagcatggaagaaAGATTTGGCCGAAGCGAGGACCAAGAGAAAACTTGAGGAGGAACTACCTGTCGCCAATGAGAATATACCAGCCAAGATAGAGAAAAGTGGCTAAAAATAGAATGTCATTAGAGTAGTATAACTTATGTAACTCGAGCCTACTAAACGGCCTAACAATCGTGccagagcctacaaaacggcctgtaaTGCCTGCCTACAAAGCAGCCAATTTAGTTTTGCTACTTAGTGAAATGATAATCTCTATGATAATATTTCCCTACCTGATGAACTAATGACTCAATAAAGTCACTCAAAAACTAAGGGGTAAAACACCCCCACATTGAACAACCCCTAAAGGGGAGACGTCACTAGTGGCGAAAATAAATGACGGCCTCAGAAGTGACCTGTATTAACAAAGATGTAAAAAGCGCAAAACAAAGCTCAAACAAGAGCAGATGACACCTTCTCCTTTGAAGGCGTCTCAAAGAGACTAATcggttgacggcctgagaagtggcctagattagcgccccaaATTAGGCTAATCACCTAAAACATTGGAGTAACCGTCCACAAATGGACCAAAAAGCATGTTCCTAAAACATCAGTAATAAACTGAACTGGAATAAAAAGCAAAGTGCACAGGAGGCACTAAATATTCTTACATGCGCACAAAGCGCAACAAAACCAAATAAATAATGCCCAAAATGCATCAATGTTATTACAAGCGCTCACGGCACCACTCAACACCAACTAAAAACCACCTATGAGTGAGGGGTTGTGGAGCTCCCGTCCTGGACCTACTGGCCTTCCGGGGAATTCACCTCCTCTTCCTCCGCGTCCCCATCCTCCCCCTCGCTAAAGAATTCGGGAGGATCTAGGCCAAGGCGTCTAGAATTCGAGACGGCCATCTGGTACGAGATGCGACATTTAAACCAGGAGAAGTCCTTCCCATCCATTGATTGATCCCATGCCCGATGAGCATTCTCCAAGATAGACTCTAAAGGAactaatgcccttggtccaagtatgcattctatgttaattctaataaatgcggttcagtattaattaacaagttaataattcagtgagatcaagtgagctgaatgcctagctagaggccgcttcagttcaagtggaattaatgatattaatccacagcttactcttgactgaacccgtagggtcacacaaatagtacgtaaacggatcaagtatttaatggcattaaatactctatctatggatattcggaatcgacggatcttggtttcagtgggagctaagatcgtcacaagcaagaaatgaatactccggaaacgatgatattgccggaaacggaaatatggatcgtatcggaaatataaatattatccaagtcgtagatgttgccggaaacggaaacatggtacgtatcggaaaatattatcggaaatggaaatattgccagaatcggaaatattgccggaaacggaaatattgtcagaatcggaaatattatcggaatcggaaaataattccggaaacggaaatattaaatatttgttcgaaacggaaattaattccggaatcggaaatattaaatattgttcgtatcggaaatgaattccggaatcgggaatttaatcggaagcgtatcgtacgaattagcatcggacgaggcccgctagacgaaggcccagcacgaagccaggccatcgcccagcgagccgcacgcaccaacgcacgcctcgaccaggcccagcgcaaggccaggcccagccaagggcgcgcgcgcgagagcacagcagctcgggccgagcgctgtgcgcctaacgtgggccgcaaggcttgcgcgggtgcacggctcgtgcaacgcttgtgcgggaatccaaatcctattggaattcgtgcaaagattaaatcctaatcctaatagattgattttgttatttagagtcctaataagattctaactagcaaatccacatcctactaggattccaattccctttccaaacctctataaataagggcctagggtcacaatttatgggtacgattgaagtattcaaagggtaagtttttgaaagaaaattcagccacactcttgcaataataaccgaaattcctaagcaccttaagggcgattctagttggtcaatcttgaggcggatccggacgtactgtggactatctacggaggcacgacacttggagtcctaaagacttgttcttgttcggttcgggcgcagctagggaaggcacgctacaacatgtatgcatctattctatgctaaatgattatgtgtcaataatatgctttcctggctttatggtttttccgcatgatttatgaattgtcatatgtatcataacctaacagattctTCCCCAAGCTTGAAAGAGCTAGCGGCTTACCCCCGCACGGTCTCAATCTCATCCCGGGTAGCCTTGAGTTTTTCCTCTCAGGcgtccaaattaattgccacataacaatttgttaggttatgattcatatgacaaaacataaatcatgcggaaaaaccataaagccaagaaagcatattatttacacataatcatttagcatagtttagatgcatacactttgttgcgtgccctccctagctacgcccgaaccgaacaagaacaggtctttaggactccaagtgtcgtccctccttagatagtccacatcacgtccggatccgccttaagattgaccaactagaatcgcccttaaggttgcttaggaatttcggctatttaggtgcaagtgtatggctgatttttcttcaaaatcttacctttcgAATACTTCtcttgtgtctataaattatgaccctaggcacctatttatagaggtatggaaaaggaattataatcctactaggatttggatttattaattagaatccaacttgaactctaaataataaacttaatctattaggattaggatttaatcaatacacgaattccgataggattaggattcgttacgaacatgagcatcgtatggccacgagcatcgcaccacccgcgcaggccttgcggcccacacaagcagccgctgctcgcagcccaacagcaagcccagcgtgcgcgcgccaaggcctgtctgggcctggccttgcgctgggcctggcgaggctgtggcagctccatgttgggcgctcggcttgctgggcgcgggcctggcttcgtgctgggccttcgtctagcatgcctcgtccgatgctaattcgtacgatgcgcttccgattaaattctcggttccggaattcatttccgatacgaacaatatttaatatttccgattccggaattaatttccgtttcgaacaaatatttaatatttccgtttccggaattattttccgattctgataatatttccgattctgacaatatttccgtttccggcaatatttccgattccggtaatatttccatttccaataatattttccaatacgtaccatgtttccgtttccggcaacatctacgacttggataatatttatatttccgatacgatccatatttccgtttccggcaatatcatcgtttccggagtattcatttcttgcttgtgacgatctcagctcccattgaaaccaagatccgtcgattccaaatatccatagatggagtatttaatgccattaaatacttgatccgtttacgtattatttgtgtgaccctacgggttcagtcaagagtaagttgtggattaatatcattaattccacttgaactgaagcggcctctagctaggcattcagctcacttgatctcactgaattattaacttgttaattaatactgaaccgcatttattagacttaatattatatgcatatttggaccaagggcactatttccttcacaattaacataatttaggatacatacttatgtagcgtgccctccctagctgctcccgaaccgaacaagaacaagtttaggactccaagtgtagtccctccgtagatagtccacagcacgttcggatccaccttagatttaattaactagaattcaacctaaggttttaagttattcgaatataatttgtggcaaattattaactttagttttaaccttaaaactatatgaatacttgaattgggtgattataaattgtgaatgccatcacctatttatagggttggattATTGTAACTAGAAgcctactaggtttcaattaatctaatcttattagaattagacattaattaaaactattaagttaatgtttaatttaacaactaactctagtagctttaggaaattaatctttaatctaatcctaatttcttaaggattcgatgcatgtacGAACTCAatgcacacacgcacgcacaacccacgaggggcgctgggcgcgcgcacgCGCGGAGaaggctcggcccagcagcgctgcatCCCATGAGTGGGCGTGTCAGCCTGCTGGTCTcgcttgggcctggccttgcgctttggTTGGCTGGGCCTTTCGATGATGGCGGGCTGCCTTGCTGCCTTGCGTGCATGGGCTTTGCtgggcgcaggcctggcttcgtgctgggccttgcgtctagcaagctcgtccgatgtttatttcgtacgacgcgcttccgattaattttccgattccggaattcatttccgattcgaacaatatttaatatttccgattccggaattaatttccgtttcgaacaaatacttaatatttccgattccgataatatttccgattccgacaatatttccgtttccggcaatatttccgattccggcaatatttccatttccgataatattttccgatacgtaccatgtttccgtttccggcaacatctatgacttggataatatttatatttccgatacgatccatatttccgttttcggcaatatcatcgtttccggagtattcataatttgccttttgacaatttcagctcccactggaaccgagatccgccgattccgaatatccataaatggagtatttaattcacttaaatacttgatccgttcacgtactatttgtgtgaccctacgggttcagtcaagagtaagctgtggattaatattattaattccacttgaactgaagcgacctctagctaggcatacaattcacttgatctcactgaattattaacttgtataattaattaatactgaaccgcatttataagacttatcattgaatgcatacttggaccaagggcattatttccttcatgcatTACCATTGAAGTTTACCAAACAACTAAAATGTGGTATTGAAATTTTCATTACTATTCCCACCTTATTACCACCGCCTACCAAACGGGCCGTTAGTACCATAATGCAAAATGGCCATTGGAATTTGAATATGATTTCCTGTAGAATCCCAACATGCAGACCTGCTCCATTGGATCCACGCCATTCCAATTCCTAAGTTTGGGACTGACCATTCTGCACCCTTTCACAAGGCCACCACTTTGATTCTAAAACTGCTTACAACCACTGCACATATGGAGCTAAGTTCCCTCAAACAGTCATTGACAGAAAGTGGAGTTCCATGTGGAAAGCTAGATGCCCCCCAAAGATTAAGTTCTTTATGTGGTTGTGTCTATGGAATAGGCTCCCTACTGCACATCACTTAGCTAGCAGATAAATCACCCCAACGGGAAATTTCTACTTTTGTCCTAACACCCAGGAAAACCTTGAACATATATTTCTTAGATGTCCTAGGTTGAATAGATTTTTGGTCAAATGTTAAGTTTATCCCCAAAGTTATACATTATGATTCTGATTTTAACACATGGTTTTTGGACAATGTTTTGGAAAGAGAAGTGGTCAATGATTTAAATATTGAACATGCAACTGTTTTTAGCTTCTGTATTTAGAGAATCTGGTTGAGAAGAAATCTCTGgttttttcaaaaagaaaataaacccGTCATTTTCTGGTCCTCTCAAACCATTAGCCCAACCACATAATTTTTTCAGAATGACCAACCTCATTCCTTGAACATCAAGCCTTTGCATATACTCCCAATTTCTGATCAAGCTAATTTTATTGTCAACGTGGATGCTACATTCTGCTCCACCTCCTTACTTGCTTCCTATGCCGTAATATGCAGGGGAAAAAATCACAGTTACATAGATGGAGTGGCTGGCACAAGCACATCAGTAGCATTTGTTGCTACAGAATCTCAAGCCATACTCCTTGCAATCTCTTGGGTCATTGTGAAACAGTGGGCAGGAGTGGTAATCATCTCTGATTGTAAAGTGGCAGCAGATAACATTAATGAAGAAGAAACAACCACTGCATGGTTCTCTAACCTATATGAAAAATTGCAGTGACATGCTAAGAAGCCAAAGAAGCCTCTATTTGAAGTCAAGAAGAAGATAGCAGCTGAAGGAAGTGGATCATGTGGCAAAGAAGGCCAAGACCCAGCCGAGTCTGTTGCATCAAGGAGTTAGCCTCACCCCCTGTAATTCTAGTATTATCTCACCTACTAATAACATTTCTCTTTTGGAAACTCTTTCTTTAAGTAGTGCATGTGCCATTGATGGTTGTATTTTTGTTCCACATGGAGTGGAAGCTGATGATATCAACACCAATTAACCTTGTATATTTTGATGGTCTAATTTAAGAATGCAGTGACTCAGTTTAACCAGAAAAAACACTCTTATCTCGTATGAGAATATCTTTGTAGGCAACAACAAATAGAATGTTCACAATTTACGAGGAAGTCTTGACCTAAAGTGGCTTGTGTCCCTATAGTACCCGTAATACACAATGACTTGTATTGATACTTCTTAGCAATTTTGCGTTTTTGATACtgatatattatgtgttggtaATCAAGAGAGTTGTATTTGGGTTTTTAGTACAAGCCTTTATAGGTTTAGAAATCCTCCGCAAGCGATTATGATTTTTCAAATAAGAATCACTATTTACTTTTTCTGAGTGAAGAATCACTAATGTCACCATTATCTTGAAAAAGAGAATCACTCATGACATCGTTaccaatttctctctcctcctttgcTAGTAAAATCTTCATTAAGCCACCAAACACTTCATAATCACATGCCTCCATTTTCCTAATTGTGCTCTTAATCCACATTATTAGCTCTTTTGCTTAAATTTTACTCCTTCAGAATCACTCTTTTTTTCTCTTCAAAAAGCACACAGTTTTCAATTATTCGTGGCAGCTGAACTCAAGCAGTGAACTTTCAGCACAAAACCCCAATTCAAATCTTGAAGCGAAGCTTGAAAATAAACCAGTAATGGCAACTGGGTCCAGCTCAAAAACCCTAGATAAGAAGGCTAAGAAGCAAAAAGGCGCAGGTTCGCACCctccaaacaacaacaacaacaacaacattgaGTCATTTGTTCCAAAGAGAGACCATGACCCAAGAGATTTGAAATCTTGGGCTAAAAGAACTGGGTTTGTGTCACTTTTCTCCGGTGAATCAACAAATGCAGCTTCAACTTCAAGTTCTAGGAATCACAATTTAAGGAATGATAGAGGTGG
This genomic stretch from Spinacia oleracea cultivar Varoflay chromosome 3, BTI_SOV_V1, whole genome shotgun sequence harbors:
- the LOC110804660 gene encoding uncharacterized protein — its product is MNAPKEPKVKTPTIEAYDGTTDPDMHLVAYRHHMFMAHKEERKMSMHLGRIQQGKGESLRSYVKRFNLEVGQIPDLPDDVSFDNFIRGLKKGSFKFDLVKKSVRTMAEVLDEAEAFIHATEICSASKDGKTGEATDSSGKKDKMDRKAPRVNGTWALSKEHDTNSPGHKRERPQEREYFEYNADLLTILKDVGTRFDLERPFPMKSPAESRDPKLYCQFHEDIGHDTKNCRSLKRALDGLASKGHLKNYLQRNAHGSGKSQYKKNKSPVSPTEGNHIEGGFVAVISGGPAAGGPTMRGQKDYACRLGQVMLSGKSPIDPFPRIEICESDSERVATPHDDPLVVEIKISNMRVKRILIDTGSSPDIMSMECLSRLAHDPKTIESIHYPFIGFGGSIIHPVGVINLPVRIGDRKDGRKMGVNFLIVKDLTSYNVILGRPTLNKIKAVVVTYLMLQKFVCDGGAIGTIHGDQQQARDCYLTTLNPSAWKKDLAEARTKRKLEEELPVANENIPAKIEKSG